GATCTACTGTAGCAAGTGTGCAATCTTTCCTTCTGACTACTCTACCAGCATTCTTAAGACCTTCGAAGGCTTGTGGGGAAGTAACTTCGTGGACCAAATGACGGTCGATGTATAATAAATAAGAGCCTGATTCATCTTTGTGAACAACATGATCTTCAAAGACCTTGTCGTATAAGgtctttggattttttaTCTCTCCAGTGGAAGGCATTATGATTTGTACCGTTTGTGTTCCCTTTAAGAATTTTGACGGGTCAAGGATCAAATTTATATAGTTTTTTCTGTATAGGATGACTAAACTTTGAGTGCTCCGCTACCGGCCCGGTACCGGCAAAAATTAATTCAAccaatgaaaaactggcTCGATGTAATTACGCTCGGCTAGCAGTTAGTCGATGATATACACGAATTCATGCTAAATAATGATATAGATTTCTCTCCTTGGAATCACGTTCCATGTAttctttctccaacaaaGATTCAATTCTTTGCTTGATTAGAGACGGCGGAGGACTGAACCTGTTGGCCAATTGTTTTATTGTCTCGTTCATCAGGTTGTTATGCGTAAGGGTCTTTCGGGCCTTCATTATTCTAACAATGGCCGCATCGGTTTCGAATTTTCTATCCTTGTTAACCTCTGTCAGTGTAGAGGACCTCTGTTGGTCATTTTCCAGCTTGCTTGCTGTAGAAACAGTCAACACCTTGATTTTGATCTGGGGCGACTGAAACTTCTCATTTatctgaaaaatatcttccggattgatttctttggacATGGGTCGTTTCACTAGTAAACGAGTTTTTGGGGCAACAGATATGGACAGTAGCTGCCTTTTAAGATCATTCTCAGGAATCTGTAATTCTTGGTGGATCTGCGCATAGGTATATTGGGCCTTGTAATCGGTAGAGAATAATGCAAGTATAATTATGGCACTGTACGTGGGCATGTTGACCTCATATGTTTTACGGCCATAAGTCATGCGCATATCAACAGTGCCAAAATTAGGAGCCCAGTTGAACTTTCGGTTTTGATGCTTTTGAGCATAGAATGCTGCGTATTGTTCCTTAAGGTTGAATAGTATCTCGGGGAACTGAACGTTGGTTTCAGTCAAAGGTAATGGCCAAATCAAGTGAGTTAACACGTTAACATCCATAGAAACCTTCTTATTGTTATTCAACGGGAGTATATCATCCTGCTGTAACTGTACTTGAAACTGCTTCGATTCCTCTTTAGAGATATTTATATCTCTGAACATGCTGGACAGTTTACTTACAAAGGTCTCGCCAGCAATGcttttgaactttgaaatcaagtttCTCTCAATGTCATAAGAATTAGATTTGGGATTTAGTAGTCTTTTCGCCAAGTGGTTCTTGtagtatttttcaaaaacatcCTTATCATggatgaagctgaaaatGGCCACTGCTTTAGTTAGAATCTCTTCGGATTCATTTTCAGACTTCTCTTTTAGTGACTGTTTGATAAAATGGTCAATGTATAGGGATAAATACTCGGATATCCGTTTATTGGCATTGAGTATCAACGCAAACGAAGCATCGATAGTCTTGGCGATATGGATGTCTCTGTTGAAACAGTTTTGCAAAATCCTCTCATACACATCCCTTTGGGTTAAAATGGATTCAATCCAAATAGTCACAAAGTGAGTCGTTGCCTTCTTCTTAGGAGTATCAGGACCATCTGCAATAGTTTTACTTGTTGACTCGTCCAATGCTTCTCCAAACGAAATCAGTAATCGTTTTAAATGAGTTCTCAATATGTGATACTCTTCGTCTATTCTCCCGATCAACTTGTAGAGACTATTCAATTCAAAGACAGACTCTGCGGCAACCCACTTGCTCAAACCCTCGTTCTCAAATGCTAAAACGGCTTCTATATTCGTTGCAATCAAAGCTTTGTCCATTAGTTCTACCAGCTTCGGCAACGTTGAGAGTGGCAAGTATAATGCTGTTCTgttttgttcttcttcgatGAGACGAAtaatattgttgatgaacAACGACCCGTTCTGTTCCAACAGAAGTTCGGAGCtaaccttttcaaaatataACCTACtgtcttccaaaaaatcgGGTTCCACATATGTGTCATAGTAGTTACCTGCCTCGTCTGGCAATGATTCAAACATAAAAATAATGTTCTTGATGAGAAACTTATCGACAATCTTATTTGACctgatttcatcaattgattgCAATAAGAGcccaatgattttttttccaactATATTATCATTCGGTAAAATCACGTAGTCCCTGAACAATTGTAACCCTATATCATAGATCAGAGGGAGGTGAGCCTCCTTGACGTATACCCGGTCAAGATACATGGCAAAGTCACTAATCATTCTCATTGATAGTAGATGATCATTCCATTCGGTACTCATATTCTGCAATAGCACAGCTTTGTCAATTTTGTCGTCTTCCATAAACTGAGTCATCCTCGGTCGAACGTCATTCTCGAGATGACTTTTGATAGAATTGTAGATATTATCGTACAAGAACTTCCCCTGTTTTCTGAGAACCAAATTGTACGTTTTTCTGTACAACTCTTCAAATGACAAGGTGGACGCATTCTTTTGGTATATCTGCTTGATCGCTTCATCTAACTGTTCCCAGGATTTTTCATAATCAACTTGACTTAAAAAGGCCTATAAGGTTAGCACACATTTCCTAAATTTCTTCGTTTTGATCATGTCTGCCTAATACGCACCTTTTTTGGCGTTCTTATTTTACTCTTCCGTATTTCGTTTCCCCCCAGCATTACAACTAGTGGCAACTCCAAAGTGGCTCAGTTATCTAGGAGATCAAGCGATCCTATCAGTTGGAGGTAAATGAAGGCGCGCCAACACTCAATCGTTGATTAGGTAACTCCAGATTGTTCTTCCGTTTTTCTACTTCACCTCGCAAGACAAAACAGACACCGCTTTAATTATCTTCCAAACGCCAAGATGTCGTCTGATATCCTGGATGTCCTCTCTATTTCTGGACGATCGAATTTGTcgaatcagaagaagaaaatcacCAAAGATGGACCtacaaaaaagaagaaacaaaccGCTATGAGTCGAGAGTTGTTCAATCTTATTGGCCAAAACACTCCTCCTTTAGCAGTTGAAAAGACCGTtaagttcaaagaaaagctgAATGTCAATAATAAGCCTACTCCATGGAGCTATGTGGAATTTAGTAACGATGCTCGTGAATCCAAAGATGGGTTGAAGTTGCATCATTGGATCAAAGGTTCATCAGAGCTCGCCAAAAACTCGCCATacttgtttgaaaaatacaatcaaaagattcaaatcCCCTCGTTTACAAAAGAGGAATATGatgagtttttgaaagatcttgaCTTGGAATGCCgagagagagaaaaaagggataaggctttgaaagaacagGAAGCAAAGGAAGCTGAGAAACttgagaaagagaaggaaaatgaCAAGGAGAGAGTAAACGGagatgaacttggaaaagaagaggacAATGCATCAGATTTTGTACCtaagaaagagaatgtaAATGACCAAATATTAccaaaaattgatgaacCGCAAACTAACAAGAAAGACGACATGGAATCAACTGAggatgtttcaaaatcagattCTCAGGAGGTTTCAAAGGACGTCAATCCTTCCGAAGAAGTAGAAGCATCGTGGGACTACGATGAAACAGTTCATTTATTTCAACTCTGCGAAAAATGGGATCTCCGTTGGCCAATAATTGTTGATCGATATGAATATGACGAGAGATCCATGGAAGAGTTAAAGGAGAGGTTTTATAAAGTTTCCGAGAGGATCCTACGACACAAGTACAGGAATGTTACAATGGATGATAAGACTTCATTACTAGTTCAAACTTTAAGCTCGTTTGACAAAAGGAGAGAAACAGAGAGAAAACAATACTTGAGAAGACTGCTATCCAGATCTCCTACTGAGATAGCCGAGGAAGAATCGTTGGTTATAGAGGCAAGAAAGTTTGAATTGGCTGCAAAGAAGATGTTAACTGAACGTGCTTCCTTGTTAAGGCTGTTGGACTCTCCTCAGTCTACTGGTTCCATTTCCCAGTACTTAACTTCTCAAGGCCTTACCCAACTTTACAATACGTTAATGTCTGCTGACAGATCTAAGAGGAGAAAGGTTGAAACACCGACGCCTCCCCAGATTCCTCCAGGTGCGTCGTCCTCTTTACACCGAACATCCATGGACCTTAAAAGGAAAGCTgcaaagaagattggtCCGAATGCCCTGTTGGAAAATATCAAGGCCACTGGCAATTCAGTGCCTCCCAGCGGCAACGCTCCACAGAGCGCTGCTATTGAACTTATAAACACGAAGATGactccagaagaaaaagaagcataCGGAATTAAGATCCACCAAGAGAAGCTTCAGCCCGGTGTGAGCTTACGGTCCGCCAGACTACCTACATTCAAGCCAGCAACTCAAGCGAAAATTGTTGTTGTACTGAATGAGCTAGAAGTTAGCCCTAAGCCTACCATCCCCACAGCAAAAGTTGTTGCTCAGTATGATAACCTATTACAAACAATAAATGTTCTACTAGAAACTAAGAAGCAGGTGAACAAGCTGGAAGTAGAGCTTAACCTTCTCGAAGggaaggaagaagataaagaatCATAGCAACAACTACTTGATATATTAAAATAGAATTGTCATTAGTATAATATTAGTCATTCTATGGTAGGATGGATGGTATTTTAAATAAACTGTGTAATTTCTGATGGTGGGGAAACATCGACATCAACATTTTGATCAAGTTCCCCTAATGCGATTTCTAGTCTTGCAAATGCCATTTCGCATTCTATTTTTTGATCATCAATAAGGAGTTCTCTGGTATCGAACTTCATCGAATCTTTGCTTTGACTTAAGAGGTCAGATGTTTCTGAAATCATATCACTGGATGCAAATAGATATGTATTTTCAACTTGTATACGCTCATAAAGGTACTCCCTGCGAACCGCATACTTTATTAAATCACAATAATCCTTTTGGTCTTGATATCCAGCGAATACACCCAGTACCACATGCAGAATTTCGGCAATATATCTAAGCGATGAAAACTCATAATATTGGTACTTGGAGTTGCGAAAGTTACTCAACTCACTAAAGGAGTACTGCAGCTTGCAGAGACACCAAACATCAGGTTGTGTTAATGTgcatttttgaagaattatcTCGTGAAGGAACTCCAACAATAAAGAGACTATGACCCAATTCAAGGTCATCTTGGGAATTAACTTCACATGGATACAAATCAATAAAGAAAGAAAGTAATATCTCGAGTTTCTGTAATCTTTGTGAGGAGATTCGTAGTTTGcaaataattttttcatctttcGAAGTAGACCATGCATGTCCGCTTGCCCCATTGAATGAATTAGctctttctccaagaatatTATTTTCTTTAGGTCTGAGTTCTGTTCTAAAAATGATTGTTCGAACTCCACCACGTTTAAATCTGGGGCTTTGATTCCAAATGCATTCCTCAAAAAACAGAAACGTGAATTGTACCTGAGTTGAAGAGACGCctttctgttcaaaaaagatATTAGATCACGATGCATAGAAACAGTTGCTATATCCGATTCATGGTTAGTGCTGTGGAGTTGATAAATCGAGTCAATTAGGATATCCATAATATCATCCTTGTTGACTTTCTGCAGGAAGACATGATTCAGAAATGCCCGTCCAAATTGACTTCTTaaattatcaaaaacaataCTGGATACCAGAAATATGTCAGCCTCTGGTATATGTAAGAAGGGATTTATTTCGTTaacaaaaggaaaaagcATGCTGTCATTTCTGGGTACATGATAAGCAATgcatttcaaaaattcttgGGAACCTGTTTGAAACACTTCTTTACTGTCGCCGTACCTCAGTAAAGAAGTGTAGAACACCAACTCGTATTTTCGcaattcttcaactgaTCCTTTGCATTTCCAGTCCAAATAAAGTAGCTTTCCAGAATCAATTTCCAATAGAACGCTGATCTTCACATACAATTGTGTAAGTAAGAAATACTCCTCTTTCGTTTCTCCTAGTTTTAAAGCCTCTGTTATGTCGTTCGAAATCAACCCGTAAAACTTACGTTTGATCCGATCTCTCAGTTTGAAAGACATATCACCTTCATCGTACTCATCACTCGAAAAATATGGTTCTAAAAAGGTCAAAAACAGCTCAACACCAAGCGATATGAATACGTGATCTGGAAACAAAAATATGCTTTCGATTGACTCAATTACTCGATACCGTAATGAGTTTTTTGTTAAAGAAAAGTATCCCTTGCGAACAATGGCGGATAACTCgttgatcaaagatttgggaTAAACAAATTTTGTTACTCGGGAAGCATCAgtgaatcttttgaaaaactgagaAATAAGATCAAAGGAGAGCGGTTTCCCAAGAGTTAGATTATGTTCAGTTACTCTCGTGATGGCCTGAGTTATCATTTGAATTGAGTTTTGAGTTTTAAAGTCAAAAGATGCATCCAGAATCGAAAGCCAGTTCTGGGTAAAATCAATGTGCTCACCAAAAAGCCATGTCATTGTAAGCAGCAAATTAATTCTATTCTGAAGAATCTGATGGTTATCATGTTTGATCATTCCAATTGGTACAATTCGATCTAATGAGTTTAGTTCTAATTTTCCAGGGGAGGTatctttgaacaattttAAAAGCCTCAAATATAAAACCATCGTACTATCTTTCACTAACGCCTCGGGACTGACTACTTCGTTAAGAAGCTCCAAATTTAGATCATCACAGTCAAAATTATCAAATTTGTTGGCAGAAATGATCTTATAAGCCACAGATACAACATCAAAAGTGATTTTCCATCCCTTCACTTGGTGAAGCATGTGAAATTGCCTCAATAAGTTACTTGGAGTGTCTCCTGAAAACCACTTAAGGATTGCAAAGCTTTTACATAGTTGAAAGAGTAGTGACCAGTTTTCTGGAAGATCAAGATAAGTCACAAAAAGCAGCGTAATATCACTGCTGATATCCAAAGTCTCTTGAGGGGAAGACCTTAGGCGACTGCTGAGAGCTCTATTAATTTCCATCCAGAATCCAAAGGGATCATCCTTAGTTAAAATGGTATGCACTATCTTTAGTGTTTCAAGATGAGTGTCATCCATCTTGATATGTTGATGGAACTTGTGGATCCCAAACGCTATTATAGCTTCAAAGTAACATTGCACtattttcttgaaagttaTTTGCAAACTGAGCGTAGCTCCTGACTCGGATCCATTAAATTTTGAGTAAAGTTTGAATGTTTGCCAAAACAATAAGCTCAAATATCCCAGGGTAGTAATAGATCCAGTAGTTGGAGGAAGTTTGTCCGCCAATTCAGATAGTCTTAAAAATGTCTTGAGCAATGGCTTAGTGTCtgtttttgagtttgacaAGTAAAGAGTCCACTCTAAAAGACGTTTTAAACCTTCAACAAAACACAGGTAATCGATCTCCATCAGATGTCCCCGCTTAACGATTGACAACACAGAGttgatgaaagaatttATGTTGCTAATTGAACCTTCTTTGTCTAGCAAAGAAAGCACTAAAATGTTCCCTTGGATCTTAAGCTCTAATTTATCACTATCCGGACCATAATAAAAGGTGGGTTCTCCAATCTCCAAGGTGCTTCTCATTACCTTGGAGTTGAGAAACAAGTCTGATTGTCCTGTATTGGTTATATCATTCAAGACAATAGGTGCCATTATATCCCTGGTTGGTTGTGGTAAATAGACCACATCACTGACAAAAGGATTCATAGTAATTAGAGGTTCCCTATTGTATTCAAATCTGTCATCCTTTACAAATTTCTTGAGATGCCCTGCGCTGCATTCTAATACAGACTGACCCTgatttttgaaactcttAGTTATGGCTGAttgcttctttcttgaatTGATAAAAGAACGCTGTTTGACTGTAGTGGTGACTGAATGTTGGGctggaaaactttttgtCTTACGTGATCTACGATTCGTTATGCGTGGTGAATGCCTTGAAGTACTGTTTCtactttttgttttgtttgCAGTATTATGTCCGTTTGAGCTTCTAGTCAACATAAAATCAATTTCAGGTCGATTATCCTCCAGTACATCCACATTATCTTGAGTGTTGTAATGCGTCAGATCCACAGCAGGCGTTAGATGATCATTGTAGTCATTAGAATCCACAAATGGATTAGTATTGAGCTCCAAATCAGAATTATCTGAAATGTAAGCATCGTTGATGAAAGTAGATATAGACGGCTGGTTAGTCTCAGTTTGGtttatctttcttttcttcgAGTTCATTTGAATACTCTTGGTAGTGGCTCTTTTGATGGAATCGTGATAAAATGAGGTTTTGAAATAAGATGCTGGTAGAACACCTTTAGTCATGTCATTCAAGCTTCTGTATTCCCTCCCTCTGAAGACAGCTTTTGGAGAACTATCCATCTGCTCGGTGTCAGATTCAAATTCTGAATCATTTCCGATCAGTGAGCTTTGATCAGTTTCATTTTGCGAGTATTCGGAGTCATTCTCAGACTCTGATACTAAATGTTGAGTAGGTCTTTCATTATTTGAAAGCCAATCAAAAAAGGTTGGTCTTTGCCTGTACAACTTTGGAAGGTTGTCTTCACGTTCCAttctttgatatttttgttGGTACATATGGTCCAGAATATCATTTATCTCCTTCACGGATTTTCCCCCTTCATATAGCTCGTCTAATTGATCACCGGTCAATAAGTGTAGTAGAACACTGTTGTAAGTTGTATAGATATGTGTCTGGCTGAATTTACGAGATCTAAATCGAGAAGTTGAAGTCGATTTAGCTACCTCCGGCGAGCTTGGAACCCGATGTAGATCTAAGTCAATTGGCTCAGTATATTCTGATGGTTCATCTGGTGGGAGTTCGTAAGTGTCGTGTTCCAATGTGTTTCTATCCCTAGGGGCACTgcaattttcttcagtgGCCTCTAACCTAGGTTGATTTATGCTGTTTCTATGTTGTATCGGAGATGAAGTATCAAGGTTTATAATAGGTACATTCAAATCCACCTTTAGTGTGTCTCTTTGGGGGGATCGTGTCGTGGGGTAATCTTGTTTCTCTTTACTATCGTGGccatcctcttcttcatctgacGTCAATCTCGGTATGTCATGTTGCTTTTTATGAGtatcaattgtttgaagTAGTTCGTAAAATCCTCTCGACGATTTGTTATTAGCCTGGTAATTCCGAAAGTCAACGACATATTGGTCGAAACTTGATTTCTTAAAGGGATGTCTTTTGACTTGTTTGGCCTCAAATTTTATTCTCATTCTGTCATAATTTCTGGAAAGTTTCTGTGTAATTTCTTCGTCGTCTAGTCCGTCATCCTCccacttttcaaagtccTCTTCGGTGGCTAGCCCCAACAACTCGGCCAAATCTTTGGTAAACACATGCCGTTGAGAGAATGTCCTTCTTCGTAGGTTACGCCTCCTTAACTTTGGTTGCGAAACATTTGTGGGAAGCTGTATCCTCTCAATCTCTATATCAGAATCCGGAATAACTTCCATCCTCCATGGGTAAACAACTATCGCTATGGTCTACCTGATTGATATAAATCTGCCAATTGATGTGAAGGAACGCGAGCCTTTCTCAATTATTTACATGTCTTGCTCACGTGATGGTCTCTGTCCTAGTACTATACTGTCAACTTAGGATTATATGCATATCCTTGCTTCCTCAAGATCTGCTTCACCCACCGGGTCAACAACAATGTCTGATACAAGCAATGGACAGCGACATAGCAGTCACTACAGTGCTACCAGTGTCTTGGTGAATACAAAGCGATTGGTCGAGACCCTGACCCGCTGGGCTAAAGGTACCAGCAGCGCCGCCGATGTCTCTGATGCTTATGTTCAGTTAGGTaatgttttcaaactgGCCTGCCGAACTTTCCAGCAAGCTGGTGTAGATATCACGAACATTGGTGACATTCCAAGAGATCTAAGGGTTATTTTACAGGCTGCTATATATGAGGAGCAGTCCCAACAAACATTGGATAAGTACCTTCCAGATATCAGAAAGATAATCACAAATTTGATCAcaaagttgaaggaaaaacaacaacaaatgAGAGAGATTGAAGACTCAAAAAATTTGGGTAGAAATCTTTCTGCTCATTCTTCTCAGCGGTCTGTGTCGGGACCTCCTGTAAGCAAGGCCTATTCCCAAAGAAGTAGCAGTAGCGCTGACAATTCTCCACAGTCGAAGGATCCTTTGGCTAAATtacagaaagaagaatccCTTAAAAGACGAgcatcaagaagattttcaGCCTATCAGTACGCCAAGTTAGCCAATTTTgttccagaaagagaataCCCAGTGCCAAATCCCACAGGCTCAAAGTCGCCATATCAGGAATtatcaaatccaaattCTGCGGCGAGATCACTTTCTAAATCACCTGAAAGTGTAAAATCGTCTTCTCGGTTTGCGTCTTCCAACGTTCCAGCGTTGACCTCTGAAGTGGGTCAAACTAATTCGCCTTCTGGTAGTAAGTCTTCTCATGCGCCCGATGGTGAAAGAGTCCACATATATTTGAagcttcatcaagaaaCTAAGAAAGCGAACATATCCATACCAACTTCATTGACTTCCTTGCGGCTTTTGTTCATACAAAAGTTTTCCTATTCCCCTGGTACTGATGCATTTCCAGATATTTATATAGAAGATCCTAAAGTTAGTGTTAGATACGAGCTGGAGGAGAGCTACCTCGGTGATATTCAAGAGGGCACCATTTTGTCCCTTAACGTTCCTGATCCAACTACTATATTAATTAAAGGATTGGAAGCTCAACTAAGTTCATTGAAGTTACAAGTCTCTGAAGTGCAAACGAATGTCCTTTCTGAAGTGAAGGACATTGTCGCTACAAACAATAGGAACCCATCAATTGCTGCAACTGATGATTCTAGTAGTTCTAAAACTATGGTGAATGGTGCTGCTTTAAGCAATGCTGATCTTGACGAACTGGTTTCAATTCGTCAAGACCTTTCTAAGGCAAAACAGGTATACTCAGATAACAAGAACAATTTTACCAAAACCGttcattctcttttggaaaagctgcaacaatttcaaagcgCAAATGTGTCATCATCGCACTCTGCCAACCGAACGATCATGATAAATAGCCAGGAACGACTCTCGGTCGAATGTGAAACACTTCTTACAAAAACTGATGACTTGCAAGATATCATTGAAGGTTTAAGGAAGGACGTGTCTACGAGAAGAGCCAGaccttccaagaaaaatttgCAGTACGTGTCCAaggagattgaagaagctAAAGCTGATCTTAAAAAGGTGTCTGAATATATTGCTAACGAGAaagaaacttggaaaaagaTCTGGGAATCTGAGCTTAACACTGTTTGCGAGGAACAAAAGTTCCtcaatcttcaagaagaacttGTAGAAGATCTGAATGAAGATTTAGCTAGAGCGTATGAGACGTTTTCacttgttgaagaatgttgcgaacaattggaaaaaacACCAGCATCAAAAATAACACCTAATCTACCAATTCCGGAGCCTGGTGAAAATTTGAACAATGTGAGGACTGCGTTAATGTCTGAAGTTGAGCTACTGCAGCCTGACCATCAAAACAGAGTTGAGGCTATAGAAAGAGCAGAAAGGTTAAgagagaaacagaaacaatTGACTATGGTTAACgaatttcaagaagaattggGTGGTTTTGTAGAAGGccaaaagttgaaaaaatccggaggaattgaagaaacagaaaagaTTCGTaaattgaaagatgaacAGAATTTAAAAGGAAATTACGGTtatctttgatttttttctATATCTGTAGACTACCTtcaatgttcaaagatCTAAGATATTCGTTACAATCTTTGCAGAATCGTTTAACCGGAAATTTCCTGACCTTATTCTTTTTTAGAAGAAGCATTATGTTATCCCAAGCACATTGAACAGTTTTCCATTGAGCTTCGGGGGGGTTATAGAAGATAATTTTTGGTGAAACTCGGAATCTGAATAATGTCAGCAATTTCGAAAATAGCTTTTCTGAATAAAATGGGGgcaaatttgaaattggaaAATCCGTGGAAATCCTTGAAGTTGTGAGCTCTTGTAAGTTGATTGAAACTCCACAATACATTAGTTCGAACGTTTGGGAATTATGATGGGCTATTGTCTTGTCTTTATTCGTGAAGGCATTATAATCAGGGAAACCAAGGCTTGCTCTTTTGCGAACATCGTCGATCGTTGTCCAAGATGTTGAGAGTATTAGGAAGTCGTCTGCAAAACGCATTAGTAGAGAGTTCTCATCGTCCAATATATTGGCGAAGTATTCAAGGACCAATTGATCGTAAACAACGTCACAAAAGGTTGAAGAAAGCGAATGGCCTTGGAAAACACCTATTTTCCTTTGGTATGTTCCAGCCTTACTCACTAATGGTTGGTCCAAACTCTCTTTTATGATCTCTAAGAGCGCAGTTCTGTTTAGTTTTGTGACTTTATTCCTATGAATTAGCCCATCTGGTGTTCTATCTGACGATAAATTTACATCTGTGAATAGTTTTTGAGTAGAGTATAACCGATTTGGTGTTTCGTTGTAATTGTAAGAGGATgacaaaaagaaagttctCTCGGGTAGTATTTTTTGGCAACATTGAAGTATCTTCTGTCTTGGTAAACTGTCAAAACaatttttgatatcaaatTTTATTGCATAAACTTGAGGTAAGCATTCATGGTGCCTTAATAGCTTCTGTTTGAAAGTATACACTGTCTTGGGTATTTGGGAAGGAgatattttcaaaaagtcgGGGCGTAGGTCCTGCAATATTTTAGAGGTTGGTCTTAACCGCGCCATCATATCTAGGATGAAATGAATGTCACGAGATGCTGACGCTGCAATAGGTCTGAAATCATGTTTCTTGGGCAAAATTCTTAGAATTGACTTTTGGCAACTTGgatttggatttgttgcTTGCATTTTTGCAAacgttttggaaaaaagagaatcgGCATATGGCTTTGATATCTTTCGCCAAACTCGTGG
This window of the Komagataella phaffii GS115 chromosome 2, complete sequence genome carries:
- a CDS encoding Reverse transcriptase subunit of the telomerase holoenzyme, with product MLLKRWLDERDIVLRGFQSSQLKRFLNVEVEHCPVDINVRLDNELDQLSHNEIIDYVIKQLIKANKQHCVSIGYKAGESVGAEYYCEASSFQVNVLKSSEWRILHESMGSPLFIDLLINYKGCMPHDSTFIQLFGPLDEVPSNKNSRNSQTFRLRNLLRFRQKLSPIPETPLQLIRIMLVRGSEFDPNLEKARELCNRIYYKHSRCKYMYIYDSICSPKRERCSDNFDYALEKKKVVKFVLVICDTIFPLELFGDKFNKRMAFKNISKFLLSSKEDSFSVNDFANRIKLNSITWLRNNPQTGNRPCNKQEFRLKQNVFFHFIEWLFKTFLRNLVASFFYVVERASSSEILYYDPRVWRKISKPYADSLFSKTFAKMQATNPNPSCQKSILRILPKKHDFRPIAASASRDIHFILDMMARLRPTSKILQDLRPDFLKISPSQIPKTVYTFKQKLLRHHECLPQVYAIKFDIKNCFDSLPRQKILQCCQKILPERTFFLSSSYNYNETPNRLYSTQKLFTDVNLSSDRTPDGLIHRNKVTKLNRTALLEIIKESLDQPLVSKAGTYQRKIGVFQGHSLSSTFCDVVYDQLVLEYFANILDDENSLLMRFADDFLILSTSWTTIDDVRKRASLGFPDYNAFTNKDKTIAHHNSQTFELMYCGVSINLQELTTSRISTDFPISNLPPFYSEKLFSKLLTLFRFRVSPKIIFYNPPEAQWKTVQCAWDNIMLLLKKNKVRKFPVKRFCKDCNEYLRSLNIEGSLQI